ATTCGTTAGCCAAAGCGGCGGGACTGGCATCAGATCACCACATCAGGATGCCAGCCACGCATTATTCGGGCGTGATCTTTCTGCCGATCGTACTTGACCAGATCGCCGAAAAATCGGGCGGACGAACAATGGTGACTCAGTAATCGTCCAGCCACGGTATCTCAGTCTTGCACTGCCGATCGCACTACGGCGTCACTGGCTGCACCCACGCTCGTTCGAACTCACCTTTTTCAGACGGATTCGGATGCTTACGTGACGATGTCACGACGGCGCGGACGTACAGCTCTTTGCCCGTCATTTTATAGCTGGCCGATGTCCCTTCGCTGGACTGCAGCACGGTGCCCACGTCGTCGCTGTAAACGCGAGTCATGCTGTCGGCTTTGTCCGGGTCGTCAATGGCCGGTTTTGAAGAATCGTCAAAGTCTTTCAGAGTACCAATGAAATCCGTGCGGTAAGTGATGCCTTCTTCTGCCGCAATAGACACGTTCAACGTGCCATCACTGATTTCGACGCTGTCTAACGTGACGCCACTGGATGAGTAAAAGCGTCCCGCTTCGATTGCCAGAATCATCGCGTCCGGTGTCAGCGTGTCGGCCAACACCATCACCCAGCCTCGCCCGGGCTGACTGCCCTTGCCTGGTTCAGTCACGTGATAAGCGTGCCCATCGTCGGTCGCCAGTCCATACATCAACGGCAATTCTAATTTTGATTGTCGCCATGTGTTGATGATGTCCCACATACGTTCGGTAGAAGCGTGAGTATCGTCGCCGGAATTGTGGACTGACGGATGGCCGTTGTAGACTTCAAAAAAGTTCTCACCGACAACATTCATCAATTGTTCTGCTGTGATGCCATAGTGAAAATTCGGATGGTTCAGATGGATCAATGCCTTCTGCCCGGTTCGTTCTCGATGAGAGATGGCGGCGTTGACATTCTGTTGCATCGTTTCCAGCACACTGCTTCCACCCAGCGGAGGAAGCAAATCGTTGGTGTTTGAGATGCACATGTGAATGGGCAGGTTCTTGTAGCGATCCGTGATTTCTTCGCCCTGAATCAGCAGAAATTCCTGCGGTTTCGCAATGCGGTCGAACACTTCGTCAAACGTCTTCAAGCGAACCTGTTTGCGATCCTTTTCGGTGCGAGTCTGAACCCAATTACCCGAAAATGCGGCGGTTAGCTTTTCAAACGCTTTGACGCCTCCTTTGTTCTTTTCTACGTCAATCCATCGCTCGCCCCGCTGCAGGACGTTGTGATCGGTGACGACCAGGAAGTCGTATCCTTTTTCCCGATACCACGTGGCAATCATTTCCGGGTAGTCGTCGCCGTCACTCCACAAAGAATGTGTGTGCATGTTGCCGCGATACCACTTGGAATCGCCATCGGCTTTTAACGATATGTCCTCGCCAAACGCGTGAGTTCCTAAGAACAGAAAGCTGAGGCCGAGCAGAATTAAGTTTGTACGCATTACGGGAAGGCTCCACAGGTTCGAATATTCATCTGGCCAAAAGCTACAGCGAGTCGCACCAGACTGCAACTCAGGTCACCAGAAGTCATCGTTCCACGCCTTCGCCAGACGCTAGCCAGTCAGTTGCTCAACCAAATGCTGCACGTCCCAATGATCGCGGGCTTCCACAATCTGGCGATCACGAAAGACGGCCAGCGAGCTTCCTTTTAGCGAAACCCATCTGTGGGTTGCCGGAATGCCCAGAAACTCGGCAACGTGTTTCTTGCGGACACTCCAATAGGCAACTGCGGAATTGCCGTCGACGAGCACGTTTTCCACGGTCAATTCCAGCGGGTTGAAGGCCATGTGAATCGCACTTATCCTTTGGCGAATCGGTGCTCGACCGCGAAGAGTGCTGCCTTCGGCGTACAGTAGCACCCGTTCATGCATCAGGTCGTCGATTACGCTCAGGTCCCGCTTGTTAAACGCTCGTTTAAACCAACTTCGGGTTAGGCCCTCCACTTGCGGATTGGAATAGCGAACAACCAACTGATCGGACTGTGGAAGTCGAGGCTGCGATCCCTGCGGCTGGCTTTCTCTGTAGGTATCGAGGATATCCTTTAGCGTATCCGTAGCCACCGGGCCGCCGCGTTCCAGTTTGCGAATCAGGCGGTCGGTGTAGCCGGATTTGTTCGCCGCAACCTGCTGAGTCCATCCCAACGCATGGCGAATTTCTTTCAGTCGGCGACCATCCACGCGAACACTGCCGGAGCGGAAAACAGAATCGGGATCTGTCATCATGTCAGATGCATCGGTAAAATGGCGGGGCATCCCGCCGTGAACGTTTCTTATTGTAAATCCGGCCTCTTATTAATAAGTGAGGACAAGAGTCCGGTTTTTGCGCAAAATTCGTAAAAAGTTCG
This DNA window, taken from Fuerstiella marisgermanici, encodes the following:
- a CDS encoding ester cyclase; this encodes MMTDPDSVFRSGSVRVDGRRLKEIRHALGWTQQVAANKSGYTDRLIRKLERGGPVATDTLKDILDTYRESQPQGSQPRLPQSDQLVVRYSNPQVEGLTRSWFKRAFNKRDLSVIDDLMHERVLLYAEGSTLRGRAPIRQRISAIHMAFNPLELTVENVLVDGNSAVAYWSVRKKHVAEFLGIPATHRWVSLKGSSLAVFRDRQIVEARDHWDVQHLVEQLTG
- a CDS encoding PHP domain-containing protein, yielding MRTNLILLGLSFLFLGTHAFGEDISLKADGDSKWYRGNMHTHSLWSDGDDYPEMIATWYREKGYDFLVVTDHNVLQRGERWIDVEKNKGGVKAFEKLTAAFSGNWVQTRTEKDRKQVRLKTFDEVFDRIAKPQEFLLIQGEEITDRYKNLPIHMCISNTNDLLPPLGGSSVLETMQQNVNAAISHRERTGQKALIHLNHPNFHYGITAEQLMNVVGENFFEVYNGHPSVHNSGDDTHASTERMWDIINTWRQSKLELPLMYGLATDDGHAYHVTEPGKGSQPGRGWVMVLADTLTPDAMILAIEAGRFYSSSGVTLDSVEISDGTLNVSIAAEEGITYRTDFIGTLKDFDDSSKPAIDDPDKADSMTRVYSDDVGTVLQSSEGTSASYKMTGKELYVRAVVTSSRKHPNPSEKGEFERAWVQPVTP